From a region of the Haematobia irritans isolate KBUSLIRL chromosome 4, ASM5000362v1, whole genome shotgun sequence genome:
- the LOC142235664 gene encoding uncharacterized protein LOC142235664, translating to MQSLWLDNIGWDDPLKPLSLLKWKTFIANQYGVDEIRIPRWVKYSPNCKIQVHGFCDSSELAYAAAMYLRVEVGENIYTNLLVSKSKVAPIKKVSLPRLELCGALLLAELADSVLPQLKFENSILVPWSDSMIVLAWLRKPSYTWTTFVANRVAIIQEKVGGNWRHVPTIENPADLATRGVTPLELKASTLWWEGPPWLKGPESYWPVNKLLPETSLESKPLKTHIARSTIEEDFLSRFSSLSRAVHVTAYIFRFFRKTHPITKKSVCFESKRLTAAELTFVRYRLMSLSQRMHFAREYACLSRMKKLESNSSILSLTPFLDKDSLIRANGRLGSTSSLTYSERHPVILAYQSSFAKLYVAFIHKLTQHGSVQLTLATTRLECWILRAKSLIKHHIHHCKECVIARKKRLGQLMGVLPSERTTFSRPFTNTGVDYAGPFDLKNFTGRGSRISKGYICLFVCFSTKAVHLEPVSDLSSSAFLAALTRFVARRGCPHRIYSDNGRNFVGAAKELRRDFMKTISQLKDDAIAKYGYQKLEWHFIPAASPHMGGLWEAGIKSCKTHLKKMSGQIRHTFEEFATILASIESCMNSRPLAALSDSDNDITALTPGHFLIGSSLLSPPEPENASQKISLLNRWNRLKIIQLEFCRRWKSEYLKEMTKRSKWTDSQRDLQVDDLVVLRNESLCPNEWRLGRIIKLYHGNDGRVRVVDLKTQAGVLTRSVHKLVLLPNSDQ from the coding sequence ATGCAAAGCCTTTGGCTCGACAACATCGGATGGGATGATCCGTTAAAACCCTTGTCCCTACTAAAATGGAAGACTTTCATTGCAAATCAGTATGGAGTTGATGAGATTCGAATACCTCGTTGGGTAAAATACTCCCCgaattgcaaaattcaagtaCACGGATTTTGCGATTCATCTGAGCTTGCATACGCCGCAGCCATGTACTTGAgggtagaagtaggggaaaataTATATACGAATTTACTTGTCTCTAAATCGAAGGTTGCCCCGATCAAGAAAGTTTCTTTACCCAGACTTGAGCTGTGTGGTGCCTTGCTTTTGGCCGAGCTAGCAGACTCTGTTCttcctcaattaaaatttgaaaattctattCTGGTTCCTTGGAGTGACTCGATGAtcgttttggcatggttgcgaAAGCCCTCTTACACCTGGACAACATTTGTCGCGAATAGGGTTGCCATAATCCAAGAAAAAGTTGGGGGTAATTGGAGGCATGTCCCTACTATAGAAAACCCTGCGGATCTAGCAACCCGGGGGGTGACACCTTTAGAATTAAAGGCGAGTACATTGTGGTGGGAAGGTCCCCCATGGCTAAAAGGTCCAGAAAGTTATTGGCCCGTGAACAAATTATTACCAGAAACGTCCTTGGAGTCTAAACCTCTCAAAACACATATTGCTAGATCGACGATCGAGGAGGATTTTCTATCCCGGTTTTCGAGCCTCTCTAGGGCAGTTCATGTAActgcatatatctttcgcttctTTAGAAAAACTCATCCAATTACGAAGAAAAGTGTTTGTTTTGAAAGCAAACGATTGACAGCAGCTGAGTTAACTTTTGTCCGTTATCGTTTGATGTCTTTATCACAAAGAATGCATTTCGCTAGAGAATACGCTTGTCTCTCACGAATGAAGAAATTGGAATCAAATAGCTCAATCTTATCCTTAACTCCATTCCTCGATAAGGACAGTCTGATTCGTGCCAATGGTCGTTTAGGATCCACCTCTTCTCTCACATACAGTGAGAGGCATCCTGTTATTTTAGCCTATCAGAGTAGTTTCGCTAAACTTTATGTGGCTTTCATCCATAAATTGACTCAACATGGCAGCGTTCAGCTAACATTAGCTACGACGCGACTTGAATGTTGGATTCTCCGGGCAAAGTCGTTGATCAAACATCACATACATCATTGTAAAGAATGCGTTATAGCACGGAAAAAGCGCCTAGGCCAATTGATGGGGGTACTCCCCTCTGAAAGAACCACTTTTAGCAGGCCGTTCACTAATACTGGGGTGGATTACGCTGGCCCATTCGACCTGAAAAACTTTACGGGACGTGGAAGTCGTATTTCGAAGGGATACATATGTCTTTTCGTTTGCTTCAGCACAAAAGCTGTGCACTTGGAACCGGTCAGTGACCTTTCGTCTTCTGCTTTTTTGGCCGCGCTCACTCGTTTTGTCGCCCGTCGTGGCTGCCCCCATCGCATATATTCCGATAATGGTAGAAATTTCGTTGGGGCTGCAAAGGAACTACGTAGGGACTTTATGAAAACTATTTCGCAACTAAAAGATGATGCCATCGCCAAATATGGATACCAGAAACTAGAATGGCATTTTATACCCGCTGCCTCGCCCCACATGGGAGGTCTGTGGGAAGCGGGTATCAAAAGTTGCAAAACGCATCTTAAGAAAATGTCTGGCCAAATCAGGCACACATTTGAGGAATTCGCGACTATTTTGGCCAGCATAGAGTCGTGTATGAATTCCCGTCCTCTAGCTGCTCTCTCTGACAGCGATAACGATATCACAGCATTGACTCCtggtcattttttaattggctcatCGCTTTTGTCACCGCCAGAGCCCGAAAACGCTTCTCAAAAGATATCTCTTTTAAATCGCTGGAATCGTTTGAAGATTATCCAGCTCGAATTTTGTAGACGTtggaaatctgaatatttaaaagagatgacaaaaagaagtaaaTGGACAGATTCTCAACGAGACTTACAAGTCGACGACTTGGTGGTTTTGAGAAATGAATCTCTTTGCCCAAATGAATGGCGACTGGGTCGCATTATCAAACTTTATCATGGTAACGATGGCCGAGTGAGAGTAGTTGATCTTAAAACCCAAGCGGGAGTACTTACGCGgtctgttcataaactagttctGTTGCCTAACTCTGATCAATAG